One Hevea brasiliensis isolate MT/VB/25A 57/8 chromosome 6, ASM3005281v1, whole genome shotgun sequence genomic window, AAGTTTAGACGAGTGTTCTACAGGTGAGGGAGATGGTGAATCCGAAGCAAAGAATGAAAATGTAGGCTTGGAAGGAATACGAGAAGTGGCTTCCGTAGAGAATGAGAGAAGGGAGAAGAAGACAAGGAAAATAAGGATTGATTTGTTAACAATAAGCTTCATTTTGCTGTGTCCTTCGTAGAGGGGTGTGCTAGATGAGACCAAGtaaaatggagattaattaattaattaattaattatggtgTTGAAATAAGAACCATGGTTGAGGTTTTTAAAGGGGTAACAGTTAAGCTTGAAAGGTTGCCATTATACTCTAActtaatttgttattttttttttaaaaaaaaaaattattataaatttataaggaGTTAGTTATGCAAAGAGGTTTCTAATTAGGTTCTTTAATTGGACATCTTTTACCTATTTGAGGAATTCTCATATGTCTCTCTAATTAAACATTTGCTTTATATAGATTTGGCGACTGCAGCGACAGCAGTAATAACTAATCAAAATCATATAATTAATAGAAAGTATTCCTAATtttgtaaatttaattaaaaatatattagaaaatttattcatagaaatttttggaaaattaatttttaaaatttttcattttttaaaaatttttttataaaaaagaattattatatataattaaactttcaatTTCTAACACTACCTCCTATTTGAAAATCAtaattttacaataatttaattcaattatttttttttaacaatttttatttttagataaaagaatttaattttttaatttaaaaattataaaaattatattaaaaataatatgtgTGTGatgagaataaaattaatttttttttcttataatttttttttttggttcaaaCGAAGGAAAGGGTCCAAAGATTTTCTTACTACTCCATGGATGAAGATCCTGCAATTGAGTGCCCAACTACGTGGTTCGGTATGGGCTGGCCCAAGAGTCATATAGTCGGCCTATTTTCAATCTTATCACCAGCTATTCTTTGCGATATACGGTTCTCGTATTACTCATTTCCCCATAGCTTCAAGAAAGTTTAATTCTACCATCTAAATTTGAAGAATAGgatggaggaagaaaaagaacgaTGGGAAGATGGAGGAAGTATCAAAATTAAGGTTTCGTTTGTTTCGTAAaacattatttatatataaaaattattttttatttaattatttgattgtaatattaaattaataatatatatttaaataatatgtgtataaatatttttttattttaataaaataatcaaaatttaaaagaTAAAGTTATTTTTCGTAAAttctgttattattattattattattttttataaaaacttATAAATATAGGAATTAATTCTCCTAACAAATATATAGTAAAATACACAGTCGATTACATTTCCATCACTGCCTAATAACAATATTATAGGAGAAATGaacgaaaaagaaaaaaatacaagCATAACAGAAACAGGCATATAcaaataattgcaattaaatttatgGAAGTTTCAGCTGGTTTCTGATACCCAACCCTTCTTATGTACAAACGAAGGGAAATCCACTTAGCTTTTAGCTTCTGGTGCATGCAGCATCTCTCCCCCATGGCCATCAACTTCACTTATTCTGGACCATCAAAGCACATATCAGTCCTCGTCGTCAAGGGACAGCCTCTTTCTTTTTCTCTATGTATACCTCGGAGAGACAATTTTGTCGAACGATTGTCTGGCTGTTTGTGTTTACCAATACTTCACATGACATTTTTGCCTGTTTGggattcataatttaaaaaatattttagaaaaagAGGTCTCTTAGTATTTGAATATAAgactttatattaaaaataaatatttgatCATTGAATTATTGaatcaataataaaaattttgagcACACTTTGTTTCTCCTGATCAAATTAATCCAGAAAGGTATTGTAAATAATAAGCAAGCATGCTAGCTTCCTACGTAACTATTTAGTATTAACAAATAATTAAGCTGGCATTTAAAGACTCTTGACTTTTAACTCATCAAGTGCAGTTTGCTTCTAAGCTAACCTTAAGGATTTTGTGAAATGCAAGGCAACAATgtctgattaaaaaaaaaaaaaaaaaaaaattagtcctTGCTTGTACACTTTAAGCCAAAATGACTTAATACAACTGTGAAATTAGGTATATAAATCAATCGAGTCTATTTATATTAGACattagatattaattattattgATTAACTATTTATATAGGCATAAATCAGAAAAGAACTCAAAGattatatcattaaattaaattaaatattgacCTTCAAAGGAAACTCAAAGAACAAGAAAAGGATTTTCAAAGTAATTACTAGTGACAAATTTAGACTCTAATAAATTATatcattatcatatatagcattttccactctttttaaaaaataaagaggCTAACAATACCAAATCTTTAAAAAAGTCTTTAAAGAAGAAGCTTCATGCATACCTTCAAAGGGAACTCAAAGAACCAGAACCCAAGCTTGCCAGTGAACACTGTAGCAGTACCCAAGGGCACCCTGCCCCTAGCCAAGTCCTGAAGCAAGTACACCACGTCCGACAGAATCCTGACCCCATTAAACTCCATCTCAGCATCCACGTAGGATGATGCTAGGGCCCTTACGTGCCCTTGCCCTGATCTCACCTTCCCCAGCCTCTTCCCTCTATACTTGAGAGACACATCGATGTGCCTAAAATCCATGGAATACACGTTCAGGTTACGTACCTTTACAGTGAGATGCAATGATACATCAATGCTGATTATGGGCAAGGTGTGGATATGCAATTTGTTTAGCCGTAGCCGGACGATCTTGAGGGAGGGATCAGACGGCAAGAAGAGGTAGACGAGAGCAGCGAGGAGGAGGAAGACGACGATGGAAATGATGAATATACGCAAAGAAGGGCGGCGGATGGTGGGGTGGTAAAAGGGTAAAACGACGTAGTTTTGGTCGTGCTGGCAAGGAATAGGAGCGTAGCAGTGAGGAGGTTGTTGTTCAACTTTGGAGACATCCATGGGAGCTAGAGAATGTGTGTGAGCTTCAAGAGGAATCAAAGGGTAAGAGAAAATGGAGTTGGAGTTTTTTGGTTTTTTGCTCTTCAACATGTTTTGTTTTTTCGTGGGGAAATTGTAAAGGGAACTTCCTAGCTGTTGTAAGGTTTGtttcaagaaaagaaaaaatcttTTGGGGTCCATACaatgatttttatttttgaaaagaAAGGTAGTTTTCCCTCAGGAAATTTTTTATCCAGGCAGCTCtattgtaaatttaaaatataaatatatcagctttattataaatttaaaataaaaatatataaatttatatatttaatatatagatTTCACTATATATCTTATATTTTGCTCTTTAATGGATTGATTCTGAGTAAAAAAAATCTCACAGAATATATAGTAAGattcacttattaaatatatgaattctatatatttatatcttaaatttataatagaaAATTTCTGCCTATATACGATTCATTCATTATGAACCTAATACATAAATATATAAGATTCATATAAGTAGTCTCACTATATATATTATATCTTAGATACATGATAAATAAGtcttaataagaaaatttttttataataaattaaatatggaTAAAAATTTCCTTATATTTTAAACGTATAAAAAatccaatttaggtcaattttcttTCCATCATGTAAATCTTCTAGAACACTCAacgtcactcaaattcaaaatgtTTAAAAATATCTTGGTTTATCttgtactatttttttttttatgtattaaccATTGATTCTGttaatatttaatgaattattttatttaacaaAAAAATTCTCAACAATATATTCcaacaaattaataattttacatgTCTCCACTTCACCCAATTAAATTTTAACCTATGAGTATTCTTATATTAACTTTGCATGTTTGTTTATTAAACACAAAATAGTATATTTCGTTATAGAATTGAATAgagttttttaaataaatatatattaaaaataaattggtatattatttttatatatggaATAAATACAAGATAATTTCTCATATTGTTCTATTCTTGGTACAAAGAAAAAAACTTGAATATCCGGGACCATAAGTGTTGGATTATCCAGTTCCCCATATATCCATGCAATTTTGAGATTGTAGTGGGTTCCACAAAATCCAATGGGCTCATGCTATGGTCTTCACCTATTGATATTGGCCcactgagagagagagagcatcagCAGCAGCAGCAACTATCATTGATCATCCAAAGTTTGCAATGGCTAGGCTTGGCAACAGGATCATGCAAGCGAAGCTGGTGGGTATGTCTTTCCCTTCAATTTTTCAATTCCATATGTTTCTGTATCCCCATAAATGGTTCATTTTGCTTATAATCGAGTAATTGGTTTACATAGAATTGTTTTGTTAGAGTAAATTCTGAGCCAACTAGAGTTGCTCTTATTTAATTGTATGTCAATCATGGTTTCCCTTACTTCCATGCCTAATGGCACCGGTGACAAACAAATGCGATCTGGACTTGGAGAGTTGCAGAATGAGGTATTCTTTCTGGCATCAATTGAGAAGTGCATCTCATTATTCGAT contains:
- the LOC131180879 gene encoding uncharacterized protein LOC131180879; this encodes MLKSKKPKNSNSIFSYPLIPLEAHTHSLAPMDVSKVEQQPPHCYAPIPCQHDQNYVVLPFYHPTIRRPSLRIFIISIVVFLLLAALVYLFLPSDPSLKIVRLRLNKLHIHTLPIISIDVSLHLTVKVRNLNVYSMDFRHIDVSLKYRGKRLGKVRSGQGHVRALASSYVDAEMEFNGVRILSDVVYLLQDLARGRVPLGTATVFTGKLGFWFFEFPLKAKMSCEVLVNTNSQTIVRQNCLSEVYIEKKKEAVP